Below is a genomic region from Desulfobacter sp..
TTCCAGGGCAGCTAAAAGGGCCTCCTGCCCCTGGATATCCTTTCTGTCTTTAAGCTGTTCAAGCTCATCTGCACCGGCCAGAATTCTGGAAGCCATGGAAATATCCCGACGCTTGAGCCCGTCCGGATACCCGGTACCGTCGGAATTCTCATTCAGAGAACCAATGATTCGCGCCGGGCTTTCAAACCCGGGGCATTGACTTAATAATTGAGCACCTTTTACAGGGAATTGCATCATAAGTGTTTTATCATAGGCTGCTGACTGCCTGGGTATTTGCTCCTTTGTTTTCCCATCATCGCGGATGTCCGTATCCGGGGGGTCAGACATGAAAAGAAGCCCGACCTCATGAAGCATAGCAGCTTTTCCAAGATCCTCCAACTTTTTTTCGTCAAACCCCATTTCTTTGGCAATAAATCGGGCCACTGCGGCCACCCGCTGGCCATGGCCCCGGTTTTTTTCGACCCGCCGGGTGACCAGGGTCTGCAATAATCGTCCAAACCCGTCCACATTCTGCTTTAAGGCTGTTTTCAACTGAGCAGCACCTGATTTAAGCCGCCCCCGTTCCAAGGTCATCTGCTGAATCTGTTTTAAGGCGGTATTCAAATGATTTTGCCAAAGCGTCCTTCTTTGAAACAAGCTGCTGTTCCATTTGATATTTCTCACGATAGACCCGGATTTTAAGCTTTATTTCCTGTCCGGAGATCGGCCAGTCAAGAATCTGGTCAAACCCGGATGCCATGAGGTCCAATCGGACCTGTTTGCCTGAGTCCTCAGGAACAATCGCAAACAAAGGAGGAAAAGATCGGCATTGATCCGGGTCAAGGCCTTTTTTCCATTCAAGTCCAATTTCTGGATCCAACCCAGGTCCGGATTCCGTTGAAAAAGGATCCAAGAGAATCAGATCCGGCGGTTGGATCAGACCGGCAAAATCGGCCGGGCCCTGTCCTGAACTCACCGAGAACTGCTTGTCCCCGGACAGAAGATCTTTGCCCCGGGGGCCGATATAAAACACAAAAACAGGTCTTTTATCCATGGGCAAGCTCACCTTTATTCAGAATAGTCACGGGTCCACCATCCATCCCAGGGGGTTTTTAAAATCTCTTGGGCTATTTTTCTGCCCGTGTCTGTTTTCAACCGCTCGAGCACCAGGGGAAGCCATCGTTCAGAAGAACTGGCCCCATTGTCTTTGAGTTTTTTAAGTTCTAAAATAAAAGAGAGCTGATCGGCATCATTGGCCAGTTTGGCCTCCTTTGTCTCTTTTTGATTAAACTCGTCAATGAGTTCACAAATATCGCCTCCAAAGGCCAGCCCGGCAGTCATATCCCTGACTGCACGGGATTCGTCCACAGTGTTGTATCTTTTATGAACATAATTCTGATCATTTGTCCTGGCCTCGGGGATATCGTGAACCAAGGCCATGGCCACAAGTTTTTCCCGGTCTATGCCCGGCTCCAGTCTGGCCATTGCAAAACAAATAAAGGCTGTGGTAAAGCTGTGTTCGGCAACACTTTCTCGCCCAGCGCCGAGGAAGGCATAACCGGTACGGTCCAGGTCTTTGAGCATCCGAACCTCAAAAAGCAGATCTGCAATCTGTGTCATTTTCTATCCATATTTAGTAATTTGCGTAACAATTCTTGACTTTTTATAGAACAGGGGCTTAAATAAAGTCAAGATTTCAAAGGGATCAACGCATCAGGGGGACGCTATGCTTTATCAAATTTTAGGTTCATCAGAAAATCGCGTACCTGGACTGAGAAACATCACTGGGAAGGCAATAACACAGTA
It encodes:
- a CDS encoding HD domain-containing protein gives rise to the protein MTQIADLLFEVRMLKDLDRTGYAFLGAGRESVAEHSFTTAFICFAMARLEPGIDREKLVAMALVHDIPEARTNDQNYVHKRYNTVDESRAVRDMTAGLAFGGDICELIDEFNQKETKEAKLANDADQLSFILELKKLKDNGASSSERWLPLVLERLKTDTGRKIAQEILKTPWDGWWTRDYSE